In the genome of Lacipirellulaceae bacterium, the window TTGGAAACCGAAGCGCAGTATCCGCACAATGGGTTGAGTGGGATTGCCTTATTCGGACTCGATGAGGCCCTATTGATTGGGTTGGGTGAAAACTTCGGCGGTGATTACACACTCGTTGGCAGCGACGGAAGTCGCGACTCAGGGGAGGGCGGCGTCGGCGTCATCTATGAATGTCTCCCCGACGGCAGTGAACTGGGCAGGCTAGCTGCAGGTTTTTGGAATCCCTTTAGCATTTGCGTCATCAACGATCTACCTAGGCAGATTCCCTTCATCTTCACCGTCGACAACGACCCCGACGCAAGCCCGCCGTGCCGGCTGATCAACGTCGTTCCCGAAGGCGATTACGGACACCGCTGGGAATACGGTCGTGCCGGCCTCCATCCTCTGCAGGCTTGGGATGGAGAACTCCCTGGCACGCTGCCAATGATGTGCGGCACCGGCGAAGCTCCGACGGCGATCATCCCTCACCGTGGTTACCTCTGGGTCACAAGCTGGGGTGACCACCGCATCGAAAGGTATCGGATTCAGCAGAAGGGAATGTCGTTCACGGCTACTCAGGAGATCGTCATCCAAGGAGACGCCGACTTCCGCCCTACCGGCATGGCGGTCGGTCCCGACGGGCACCTGTACTTCGCTGATTGGGTCAGCCGAAGTTACCCGGTCCACGGCAAAGGTCGGATCTGGCGTCTGAAGCTTCCCTCTGTGAAAGAGGGAGAGGAGGAAACTTTCGGCGACTTCCTCGCTCCCGAACTGGAGGTCACTTCTGACGATCCCTTCACACGACACCTAGCTCACTACTCCAGCAACTACCTTCCGGCGGAGCCAAACGATCAAGACAATTCGCTGGCAGTGGTGTTTTCCGAATACACGCTTGCAGAAGAGCGTCTTGGTTTCCTCGCACAGTATCGTTGGGGTTATCCCGAGGCAAAACCGCTCGCCTTGTTAAAGAGAGCGCTTGGCGACGCCTCCCCCGATGTCCGGCTCTACGCCGTCCGCTGGATCGCCGACGAGAAAATCACCGAACTCCGCGACGAAGTCGCCAAACTTCTCGAAGGTGAACTTCCCACCGAGCGTTACTATCTAGCCGTACTTGCCGCCGTCGATTGGCTCGATGGTAACGGCGGGCCGCATGATAAAGCCGTGGCGGATCGGGTGTTGGTCAGCGAACTCAAGAACACCAACCGACCACCCGCGATTCATGCCCTGGCACTCCGTCTGCTCTCGCCCAATCACGAATACCTCAATCCCAATACGCTCGCGAAGCTGCTCGACTCGCCCCACGCGGAAGTGCGGACCGAAGCGGTGCGTACGCTCGCCCAACAAGAAGCAGGCTATCGCTTCGTCAAGCTTTCCGAGATCGCTAGCGACACGAACAGCGATAGCAAGTTGCGCTGCGAAGCGATCGTTGGCCTTTCGGGGTCGGCCAAGAGGCACGAAGAGTTACTTCAGAAGCTTGCTGCAGACTCTGATCGAAACGTTGCGAGCGAAGCTGCGCGTACTCTCAGACTAGCCGGGTTGACGGCGAAACCGGCAAGCGGCACAGACGCGAAACCGCCAGCGGACGATCTGACGGCTTGGAGTGAACTTCTCGACGCATCCCCAGGCGACGCTGATTCGGGGCGGCGACTTTTCTTCAGCAAAGTTGGCCCCCAGTGTGCCGCCTGTCATCAGCATGGCGGCCGCGGAGCCAGGGTAGGGCCTGACCTGACTCGACTCTCGACTTCCACGAGCCGCGAGAAGATTCTCGCTTCAATCCTGCAGCCCAGCCAAGAAATCGCCCCCCGTTACGTCCCGTGGGTGCTCTCCACCGACGACGGCAAGACGCATCTCGGCCTCAAGATGCCGCAAGGGGGCGATGGCGGTGCGTGGAACTACAGCGACGCCAACGGGAAAATCTTTCGCTTACGGAATGAAGAAATCGAAATGCGCGAGCCCTCAGAGATCTCCATCATGCCGGCGGGGCTTGAAAAGACCTTGTCAGTACAAGATTTCAGAGACCTCTTGGAATTTCTCGCGCCAGCTCCAAAACCGTCAAACTAGCTCATTTCGCCGCTGAGCTTGCTCCGCGCTCAAGGACCTACGCGGAGCAAGCTCAGCGGCGAAATACTGCTGGCCCGTTGAGGGATGCACCCGCGCGGAATAGAATTGAGCGCTCAAGGACGTTTTCTTCCCGCCTGGCCTCGGTTTGACTCTCCCGCATGAGCGAATTGCACCACGAATGTGGCGTTGCCGCGATCTATCATCTTCGTAGCAACGTTGAGGGAGCTGCCGTCAGCGACCTTTGCCCCTCGCAAGGGCCAGAGGAAATCTCGCGTTTGATGCCGCGGATGCTGCTCGACATCCAAAATCGCGGGCAGCTTTCAGCGGGGATGACTAGCTACAACCCCGTCCGTCAGCAACTGATCGATACCTATCGCAAGCTGGGTACCGTTAGCGAGGCTTTCCGCTTGAACCATCGCGGCAAGTGCGAAGCCCTGATGCGGGAATATGCCGGCTGTGCCGCCATTGGCCATGTTCGCTACGCTACCTGCGGCAAAGAAGACGCCAGCTACGCCCAGCCGTTCGAGCGACATCACCTCCAGAAACACAAGTGGTTCAGCTTCGCCTTCAATGGTCAGCTCGCCAACTACGCCCATTTGCGCGAAAAGCTGCTCGCAGAAGACAATCACCATCTGGCCCGCACGACGGACACCGAGATCATCATGCACGAGATCAGCCGGGAACTCTCCGGCGATCGTCGCATGCCGCTGATTGATGTGATGCGGCACTTGGCGACCCGCTTCGACGGGGCTTACAGCCTGGCGATGCTCAACGCGCTCGGCGAGATGCTCATCGCTCGCGACCCGCTCGGCGTGAAACCGATGTGCTACGCCATCGAAGGCCCGCTGCTAGCCGCCGCAAGTGAGAGCGTCGCCCTGCTGAATCTCGGCTTCCAAGCAGAATCGATCAAGTCCCTGGAACCCGGCACGGCAATCATTGTCAGCAACAACGAAATCAGCATCGAGCGATTCAGTGACAATCCCCGCCGGGCACATTGCTTCTTCGAGTGGATCTACTTCGCGAACGTCGCTAGTACGATGGACGAGCGAAGCGTTTATCTCTCTCGGAAAGCGTTGGGGGAAGAACTCGCCGCACTGGAAGATGTCCCTCGAGACGAAGACACGATCGTCGTCCCCGTACCTGACACAAGCAAAGCCGCCGCGGATGCGATGGCCTTCAAGCTGGGCGTCCCGAGCATCGAAGGACTCATCCGCAATCGCTACTCGGGCCGCACATTCATCGAAGGGGGCGCGAACCGTAAAGCGAAAGCCGCCTCCAAGTACACGCCGCTGCCCGAAGTCCTCGAAGGGAAGCGTGTTCTGCTGGTCGAAGACTCAATTGTTCGCTCAACGACCATGCGGGTGCTGATTTCAAAAATTCGCGACGTGGGCCGCGCCAAAGAAATCCACGTCCGCGTCGCCTGCCCACCGATCACCGCCCCCTGCTTCTACGGCATCGACATGTCCACGATCGGCGAACTCTTCGCACCGCCCTTTTTCGCCCGCGGCAATAGTAGCGTCGCTGAAGGCGAAGATGAAGAAACGATGTTCGCCAGAATGGCCACGGAACTCGGGGCCGACTCGCTGCGTTTCCTCCCAGTCGAGTCGATCGCCAATGCCATCGAGAAACCCGCCGACAGCCTCTGCCGAGCGTGCGTTACCGGCGAGTACCCCACGCCCTGGGGCCAGAAGCTCTACAACATCGCCCTCAACCAAGAAGAGCAGGGCGGCTGCGAAGCAGGGCGGACTTACGAAGCGGCTGCGACTTGAGAGTTCTCCAGGGGATTAGCCGCCGACCTTGGTCGGCGCTAGTAAGGAGTACGAGCCCCGCGCTGACCAAGGTCGGCGGCTAACTTTTCACAAACTCAGCCCGAAAAATCGGCTTGTCATCCTGCCGTTTCCGTCGCTCGAAGTGCGTGCGGTAGTCCATGTCGTGTTCGGGTTTTTTTTCTGCTACTTCGATTGGCCCTTCTAAGTCGATCTTCTCAGCGATCAGTTCCAAGGTGCTGACGAAGTACTCTTCAACATCTGTCCAAAAATGCAATCGTCCCCCAGTTTGCAGCGTGCGGACGACATCGTTTAGGAACGGTTCGTTCAGCACCCGGCGCTTTCGGTGACGTGCCTTCCACCAGGGGTCGGGGAAGTAGACATGCACCGCGGCAAGTGAGGCCTCAGGGATACATTCGCGAAACATCCGCAGCCCATCGCCGTGGACGGAAAGGGCGTTGTCCAGTTCTCGCTGGGCGAGCTTTCCGGCAATGTACTCCGCGTACTTCCGACGGACTTCGACGCCGAGGAAATTCCGCTCAGGATGATCCGCCGCCGCGGATTGCAGGAACAGGCCCTTCCCGCTGCCGACTTCTACCTCGAGCGGCTGTTCGACGACAAACAGCTCCGCGGGATTCCAGGGGGTCGGCAACTGCTCAACGGTCGTGAAGTGCCGCGACGTGTCGAGCCCGGGAGGGAGTTTTTTGAGAGCACGTCGGCCCATGGGTTAATACTTCTCTCGAATCAGCCGCAGGGCGGCCGCAGGGCGTTAGCCCCCGGGTGCCCTGAGGAACCGGATGCTAACGCATTCCGGCTATTGTCCACGCAGCATCCTCTACATATTGTCCACCGGCAGCGGAATGCCGCTCAGTTCGCCGTCGCACTTGAGGTCCGTGCCGACGAAGCACTGAAAGCGACATGTGATCATCCGCCCGCGACGTAGTTTCAGCTTCTCGCACATGACCAGTAAGCGATCACCCGGACGAACCAGCCCGCGGAATCTTACTTTGTCGAGCCCGCCAAAGCCGACCATCACGGCTCCTAACAGATCGTGCCGCTGCGTGTGGAACGAGCATACTTGCGCCGCGGCTTCGCACATCACCACACCCGGCATCAGCGGCATCCCTGGCATGTGGCCGGGTACCCAGAACTCCTCGGGCGTCAGGTCGCGATACCCCGCACAGATGTTTGCTTCCGGGTCGTCGTAGACGATTGCCGTGAGCTGCTCCATCAAGTAACGCTGTGGATTGTGCGAGCGAATCTCGTTGATGTCCGCCACGACCGTGTCGTAGTCGATCTCCGCAGGGTCGAGAATGACATCACGAATGGGCAAAACGAAAAGCTCTGAGAAGGAGCGAACTTCTGTAAAGCCGGGGTGCCACTGGCTCTACCAGTGGTTCTCCCGGGAATCCGGCACGATAAGACGGGTAAACTCGACAACACTGGCGGAGCCAGTGGCACACAGTTACTGATCAGGTCTTGATCTTCTGACGGCGGTTCTTGCGAGGACGGCTGCACGCGGGGCGCTTGCCGTGGTTAGCTTTTTTCACTTTGCGGCCTGGCTTAGCCATGAGAAGGGTCTCCCTATTGCTGTGATGCTGGTGTCTCTAATCGCGTTAGTATACCAATTTCAATGCCAGCGGAAAAGGCTGTGACGAGGAGCCTTTCGTAGGACGGCCACTCCTGGCCGTCGCTTGAACTCGCGTCGTATCAGTGCATTAACGGGCAGGAGTGCCCGTTCTACGATTTGGCTTGGCGAGCCTCACTTCTCGCGTAAGTCCCAGGTATCGACCCACTCGACGCTCACTGGCACAAGTTTGAAACGCTTCTCGAGCCGCTCGTGCATGTCAGGATAGTGGCCTGCACCGTAGAAAATCGCAAGCTTCTCCTTGCCAGCCGCGAGTTGAGTTTCGAGCACGTCGAGAGCCCGCTTGTTGCGTCCGCTGATCAGCGTCGAACCGTCAGGGCCAGAAAGAACCGCCGTGATCGCCTCGACGTCGAGAAACTGCTTCGCGAGAGCCACTTTCAGTCCGCGAGCACGATCGTCCGACATGAAGGCCTTCACAATATCCACCTCAGCCTCAGATACCTGCAGTCCGGCGGGCAGGGCATTAGAGGCGATCTCGAGCAACTTACTCGTAAAGTCTCCTTCCCCCTTCTTGGCTTTCGCCTTCTGCTTCTTCACCCGCTGGGCTTCCGCCGCCTTGAGCATGTCCATGTACATCTTGAGCAAGCTCTCATCGCGGTCACGCATTGTCTGCCACAGTTCCTCCGGCGAGAGGTCCGCGTGGATGAAGTTCTTCTTCGTGTAATCAATCTGCTCTAGTTGATGCTCAAGTTCCAGCAGGCTGCCCATACCGTTTTGTAGAGCGCCCAATGGATTGGTGTTTGAGGTGCCGCGTCCCTTGGGAACCTTCGTCCCTTTGTCCGCTACGAGTTCGTAGAGCACGGCCTCGTATTTCTCGAAACGAGAGTTGAGTGTGTCGTAGTAAGCCTTGTCTCCGATATGAATAGCACTGACCAGATCGACATACCGCGAGGGAGTTCCGCCGCGGGTGACCCTGGCCTTCTCGGCCTCTGGCACGTAGCGGACGATCGCTGTCTGAAGTGCTAGCGGCTTACCCTGTTTGTCTTCATCGATTCGAAGCCACGTCGAACCCGGAGAATCGGCTTCGGCCTCGTTCGCTTGGTTTGCCTGCGGGCGTTCGAGCACTGCCGGCTGCGCTGTTGATTTCCTTGCCAAGACCGCGAACGAAAACGCGATAAGCAGCGCAGCACCGCGTGCTAGCAAGTTCGAAAAACGATTCGAAGCCATCATTAAAGGCCTTTGGGAGCAGTCAGAAACAGGGATTCGGGAACTTGGGGAAGTATACCGCTGGCAAAAGGCTGAAACAAATCACCACCCGCCGCTTGCGGATTAGCCCGGCTTGCAAGCGGAGGCCAACGCTAGCACCTCACGGCCAGAAAAACCGTTATTTCCGTTAGAGTTTACCACGTTTCCTCAACCGGTGCTTCCAGAGAGGACGATACTACCGGCACAGACGATCCTGTTCTCACTTGGAGGACGGGAGCTGACTAACGTTTCGCAGCCGGTTCCACCAGTTGCGTCCACGAGGGGAAGCTGAGAATCCTATGACTGCTCGAATGACAAAGTTTACCGTTGCCTGCTTGTTGCTCCTGTGCGGAAGTGTTGCCCAGGCACAGGTGGAAGATCCGTTCTGCAATATCTGCTGCAACGACTTCGATTCGCAGTACTTCGCGCCGGTCGACTTCGACTTCGATTGTCGTCCTATTCGCAAGGACTGCGGGTTCTTCTTCAACTACGATCGCATCGCCTGGGTGACTACCGGAGAACGGCATCCGCTTGGACTGCAAGGTGGAACAGCCGCTGGATCGCTTAATGCTTTCCGAGTTTTCGACTCGGGAGGAATCATCGTGCTTTCTGATCCTACGGACCCCGATAGTGACGAAATCTTCGTCCCTGGCGACGAGTTTATCATCCCAGCTCCCCTACGCCCGAACGGAATCATGAATGCCGCACCGCGGGCAAGCGTCGGTTACGGCCATCGTTATGAAGGTGGATACTTTCACGGCAACGCTGGTTGGCTGGTGGGTGTCTTGGATGGTTTTGACAGCATCTCCGCCCAGAACTTTGGGTTCGGGTTCACTCCTCAAGACAATACGAACGGTGGTGCCTTGGGACTCCCGAGCGGTATCCCAAATAACCCCAATAACCAACTCCTAAGTCCTCTTGGGTCGGTACCCATCGCTTTTGAAGACCCGGGGCTGACCGTTGTTCTGCCTGGGGCTGCCCCAGGTGGTGGCCCTCTGACAACCACCATCCCCTTTATGTCGGGCTTCATTGATGTCCGCACTGGCGCGACCGGAGGAGTCCCCGGCGGCAGCCTTGAAGCCGATAGCAACGGAGATGGTGTCCTCGATGGTGATGGACTCGCTGACGACATCGACCGCGACGGGCAATTCGGTCCAGATGGTCTCGAAGGTGGCGATCCGGGTGAGGTCCCCAACGTGATTGGTGGTGGTCTTCCGCACGACTTTGGCGACCTCGTGGAACTCCCAACATCTTGGCAGTCTATCCAAATCCGCAATCGCACGCGAATTGACGGTGTCGAGCTGATGCGAACCCACGTGCTCGACAACCGCCATAAAATGGCCACAAAGCAGAATAGCTTCCTGCAAATGGGCTACGGTGTAAGGTTCTTCCAACTCGACGATAACTTTCGCGTCGATGGCCAGGGCGGGGTCTTGGGCGACAGCTTCTGGGACACCTCGATCGTCAACAACATCGTGGGACCGCAAATCGCCTTAGCCTATAAGAGCCAGCGGGGTCGCTTCCTGTTCGATTTCAATGGCCGTTTCATGTTTGGTTACAACATTCAGAACATGGATCAAACGGCAGCTCTTGGCGAAGACCTGATTCCTGGGCAGCACAATCATCCTTTGTATTTCCCACCTACGGTTTCCAACCACGGTCGTCAAGAAGAGGACTTCGCCCCATTGGTCGAAATCCGTGCTAATGCCAGCTACCAAGTGACCAAGGCACTCGCTTTGAAGCTCGGATACACGGGCACCTTCGTTGACAACATCCGACGGGCTTCGCAGCACGTCCGCTACCGTCTACCGGATATGGGCTTCCGCGACGACGCCGGAACGCAGAATATCTTCGTCAATGGCGTGAACGGTGGCTTCGAGGTCGTTTATTGATTGCGGCCTGACAATCTAGTGATTCTAATAGTTCCAGGCCTTGCCGGTTTCGCCGAGCAAGGCCTTGGAGCTTTTATGGGCCTTTAATTCATTCAATTACCAAGTCGCCGAGCCTGCGACACTTCTAATGCCTTGCACTTCCGCAAGGACCAACGGCAAGAAATCGCGTCACGAGCGCCACGGCCAAAAAGAGCCTGACACTTTGAAACAACCGATCGACTACTTCTCGAGCGACCAGCTTCGCAAAGACCTCAAGGGCAAAACGGTCCGCGGAGGTGTTGTTACCGGTGTGGCTCAGTGTGTACGAATCTTTGTTGGCTTCGCGACTATCCCGATTCTTGCCCGTTTACTCCAGGCAGAAGACTTTGGCTTAGTGGCGATGGTTGGTTTCTTTACCAACTTCGCCGCGATGTTCGTGGATGCGGGTCTGTCAGCCGCCACGATCCAGAGCAAGTCGTTGACAACACAGCAAGCGACAAACTTATTCTGGATATCTGCCTTGCTAGGAGCATGTGTTGCGGTGGCCAGCGCAATACTCGCACCCTTTGTTAGCTGGTTCTACGAAGAGCCCCGATTGACGTCCATTATGCTCGTTTTGTCGATTACTTTTCTGATAAGTGGGCTGAGCATACAACACCAAGCGATGCTCAAAAGAAGCATGGACTTTAGATCACTAGCCGTCTTGGATCTCGGATCCTTCATCGGTGCACAGATTATTGGCATCTCCTGTGCAGCTATCTGGCGTGGCCAGCCATGGGACTACTGGGCTTTAGTTGTCATCCCCGTCGCAATGAGTTTGTTTCGCATGCTTGCCCTCTGGCGATTCTGTCATTGGAGGCCAAGCTTTCCTGTCAAGAGGAGCGGAACGCGAAGCTTGGTGGTCTTCGGTGCCAATCTTACCGGCTTCAACTTCATGAATTATTTCGTAAGAAATGCAGACAACTTAATCATCGGAAAGTCATGGGGAGAAGAGCCACTAGGCTACTACGAACGGGCTTACAAACTATTTCTTTTGCCTACGAGAAGCATTAGCGTTCCGTTATCGGGCCTTATGGTCTCCACCTTAAGCCGACTCGTTGACGAACCAACCCGCTACAAGAACCTGTACGTAAACGTTGTCAGCAAACTATCTTTGGTAACGATGCCAATTGCTGCCTTTACGTTTGCCGTATCCGAGTCGATCGTTGATGCAGTGCTGGGCGACGGTTGGTCCGATGTCGCCCCAATACTTCGCGTATTATCACTGGTCGCGATCTCGCAATCGATCGGATCGACCCTAGGGTGGCTCCTGGTTTCTCAAGGCCGAACTGCCGATAGCCTGCGATGGATTCTTTTTGCTGGGCCAATCATTGTTCTTAGCTTCTTAGTTGGCAATCGGTGGGGACCCTTAGGTGTCGCTATTGCCTATTCCGCGACTTCATGTCTAATCATTTTCCCCTGCAATGTGTGGTATACCTGCAGACGTGGACCAGTTCAGGCGAGAGACATCTACCGACTGTTTGCTGACCCTATTGTCGTCTCGACTCTCGTCGCCCCATTGGCATGGTATTGCCAAGAACTTACTGCAGACCTAGAACCGGGTATGAGGCTGCTGGTGATTACTGGTTCCTGCCTGACTGCCGTCTCTGCGTTTGTCCTCATCTACCCGAGTACGCGCAAGAGCATACTCGATCTCTTGCAGCTATTTCGCGAATTGCGTGATGGAAAACTCAAGAAAACGACCGAGTTTTGATCCATTTGACTTGCCTATTCCTAGCCTCCTCGCAAGGAAGTCATCCCCTATCACGATCACGCATTACTCTCTCATCCCTCGCAAAGCCTAAATCGAATGAAACCAGTACGCGTCTTTGTCGTGGGTTGTCCCCGCAGCGGCACAACTTTGGTCCAGTCGCGGTTGTCGGCGCATGGCGGACTAAGCACTTTTCCGGAAACGCAGCTAATGCCACAACTTGTCGGTATGCAGCGACTGCGTGCTGGACTTGCAAAGTGCCGCTCGCCGAGGGAGAGTTTCGCAGATACGGTTATAGGTCTTTTATCAAAATTCGGTTATGGACGCAGCACGAAGGCTGCTTATCAAAGGCGTCTACTGGAAATCGGCCAACACATCGACTCTCCCGAATTCCGCGAGTGGCAATTCCCGGCAACAAGAGCCATCGGACCAAGAATCGATTATGCTATTCGTCAGTTTGACGCGATCTCAAGACGGGAAGGGACACTTGGTTGGATCGAGAAGTCTCCTACTCACCTGCGGTATATCGATCTGATCCAGAAACACGTTCCAGATGCTCTTTTTGTCCATGTCATCCGTGATGGCAGGGCGACCGTTGCCTCAATTTGGGAGGCTGTTAAGAAAGACTATCATGCCTGGCGAGCTGCTTTTCCTACGATCGATTCGTGTGTGACGACTTGGAATAACGACTTGAATCGCACGCTCCAGCAAGAAGCACACCCGCACCATCTGGTGCTGAATTATCACGAATTCTGCGAGCAGCCAGACAGCTATCTTGAAACTGTATGGCGTTGGCTCGGCTTGCCCGAAGCAAAAGTACTCGAAGCCCCAGTAAATAGCACTGGGCAAAGTGGAGCAACTCAAACGGTCTTGCCTTATGAGAAATGGAAAGCTTCGACAGAACAGAGCATCAAGGACTATGGGTTGGAGAAGTACATGAAACTTTTCTCTGAGGAAGAACAGGTGACGATCGCCAAGCAACTTACAAACAATGGTGATGTGAGTTCGTTAGGTAAGCTAGAATAAGAATAGTCAACACTGCTCGCGACTAGCTATTGCCGGCTGCCGTCTTTTTCAACGGTTAGAAGTACGGAAGCACCTATCCTAATAGCACTACTAGAAAGCAAGCAGAGTCTCGAAGAACTCCAGAATCGCAAATCAAAACAAGAGATCTCTATGTCTACCTCCTGCCGTCTCTGCAAGAGTTCTACGGAACTGCAATTCAAAAAGACTATCCTGGGAAAGTATGAAATTGGGTTCTTCCGGTGCAATGAGTGCAGGTCGCTTCAAACGGAAACTCCTTACTGGCTTGACGAGTCCTACGGTGACAATCGCAGACACCTTGACGTCAATGCAGCATCCCGAGCGGTAGCCTGGCAACGTCTGCTGTTCATGATCTATCGTGCATTCCAATTAGACTCCACTGCCAAATTACTCGACTGGGGTGCCGGAGACGGATTGCTTGTACGACTTCTCAGAGACGTCGGAATCGACGCCTACTATCGCGATCCGCTGGCTACAAACAATTACGCCAACGGCTTTGAGGCAGACGGTGTTGAGGGCACGTTCGATGTGGTCACTGCTTTCGAGGTTTGGGAACACCTACCCAACCCAGCAGGAGAAATTGCGAATTCACTGTCTGAACAACCGAAACTCTACATCGCTTCTACAGAGATTTTCTCGGGACAGGATGATTCCTGGCAATATCTTAACCTGATGACAGGGAGGCACGTATTCTTCTACTCCGAAGAAGCTGTTCGATTTATTGCCGAATCTCACGGTTACGCTTACAAGATCGCTGCTGGCAAACGCATCATGCTCTATAAACCAGAATTCACTGACCGTCAGGTTTCACGAGCTACGCGATTGCTCTCGAAAGGAAATTCACGCCTTCAGCAGGCATATTTCTCAATACTCAAGAAGCGCTCGCTTGCTCTAGCTGACAGAAGAAAAATGAACACGCTCGTGCAACAAGCCATTGAGCAAGCCAACGCTAGTCGCGAGGGAGCGCACTGATCCTGGAGCCTGGATTGTCCTGTGGACGCCATACTTTGCAGCCGTGGGTTCTTCCGTCCGACGGTGCGAAATCGGTCAGGTGTTTGGGATTGGAGACGAGCGGTAAAGGGCTGCCGTCTTTTGCCCAATAGCTTCCCATCCTAGCGAATCTCTTGCGTAGCGATAGTTGCTCTCGCCAATCGCAGCTAAGTCCTCAGAATGGTCAATCGCATACTGCAACTTCTGTCCTAAATCATCTGGCAGGTCGCTTTGGTAGACTAACTCTGGTTGTGTCTGAAGGGTTTCAGGCAGGCAGCCTAGCGACGGCACGATGCAAGGTAAACCATTAGAAATAGCTAAAATCACACTGCCCGACGTCAAAACCTCTGTGAACGGAGCAACGAATACATCGGCTGCACAGAGGTAC includes:
- a CDS encoding c-type cytochrome, yielding MRLPFLIASILAGILSLNASSLAAPPRVLLEGFELEQIAKEPEIVTPVGMTFDDQGRMFVIESHTHQRPDDYEGPKGDRILMFADKDGDGSFEKPTVFAEGFQQAMNTMATGEWLYVVTRREVTRIRDTDLDGKADETKNVLTLETEAQYPHNGLSGIALFGLDEALLIGLGENFGGDYTLVGSDGSRDSGEGGVGVIYECLPDGSELGRLAAGFWNPFSICVINDLPRQIPFIFTVDNDPDASPPCRLINVVPEGDYGHRWEYGRAGLHPLQAWDGELPGTLPMMCGTGEAPTAIIPHRGYLWVTSWGDHRIERYRIQQKGMSFTATQEIVIQGDADFRPTGMAVGPDGHLYFADWVSRSYPVHGKGRIWRLKLPSVKEGEEETFGDFLAPELEVTSDDPFTRHLAHYSSNYLPAEPNDQDNSLAVVFSEYTLAEERLGFLAQYRWGYPEAKPLALLKRALGDASPDVRLYAVRWIADEKITELRDEVAKLLEGELPTERYYLAVLAAVDWLDGNGGPHDKAVADRVLVSELKNTNRPPAIHALALRLLSPNHEYLNPNTLAKLLDSPHAEVRTEAVRTLAQQEAGYRFVKLSEIASDTNSDSKLRCEAIVGLSGSAKRHEELLQKLAADSDRNVASEAARTLRLAGLTAKPASGTDAKPPADDLTAWSELLDASPGDADSGRRLFFSKVGPQCAACHQHGGRGARVGPDLTRLSTSTSREKILASILQPSQEIAPRYVPWVLSTDDGKTHLGLKMPQGGDGGAWNYSDANGKIFRLRNEEIEMREPSEISIMPAGLEKTLSVQDFRDLLEFLAPAPKPSN
- a CDS encoding 3-hydroxyacyl-ACP dehydratase FabZ family protein: MPIRDVILDPAEIDYDTVVADINEIRSHNPQRYLMEQLTAIVYDDPEANICAGYRDLTPEEFWVPGHMPGMPLMPGVVMCEAAAQVCSFHTQRHDLLGAVMVGFGGLDKVRFRGLVRPGDRLLVMCEKLKLRRGRMITCRFQCFVGTDLKCDGELSGIPLPVDNM
- a CDS encoding lipopolysaccharide biosynthesis protein; this encodes MPCTSARTNGKKSRHERHGQKEPDTLKQPIDYFSSDQLRKDLKGKTVRGGVVTGVAQCVRIFVGFATIPILARLLQAEDFGLVAMVGFFTNFAAMFVDAGLSAATIQSKSLTTQQATNLFWISALLGACVAVASAILAPFVSWFYEEPRLTSIMLVLSITFLISGLSIQHQAMLKRSMDFRSLAVLDLGSFIGAQIIGISCAAIWRGQPWDYWALVVIPVAMSLFRMLALWRFCHWRPSFPVKRSGTRSLVVFGANLTGFNFMNYFVRNADNLIIGKSWGEEPLGYYERAYKLFLLPTRSISVPLSGLMVSTLSRLVDEPTRYKNLYVNVVSKLSLVTMPIAAFTFAVSESIVDAVLGDGWSDVAPILRVLSLVAISQSIGSTLGWLLVSQGRTADSLRWILFAGPIIVLSFLVGNRWGPLGVAIAYSATSCLIIFPCNVWYTCRRGPVQARDIYRLFADPIVVSTLVAPLAWYCQELTADLEPGMRLLVITGSCLTAVSAFVLIYPSTRKSILDLLQLFRELRDGKLKKTTEF
- a CDS encoding BBP7 family outer membrane beta-barrel protein; this encodes MTKFTVACLLLLCGSVAQAQVEDPFCNICCNDFDSQYFAPVDFDFDCRPIRKDCGFFFNYDRIAWVTTGERHPLGLQGGTAAGSLNAFRVFDSGGIIVLSDPTDPDSDEIFVPGDEFIIPAPLRPNGIMNAAPRASVGYGHRYEGGYFHGNAGWLVGVLDGFDSISAQNFGFGFTPQDNTNGGALGLPSGIPNNPNNQLLSPLGSVPIAFEDPGLTVVLPGAAPGGGPLTTTIPFMSGFIDVRTGATGGVPGGSLEADSNGDGVLDGDGLADDIDRDGQFGPDGLEGGDPGEVPNVIGGGLPHDFGDLVELPTSWQSIQIRNRTRIDGVELMRTHVLDNRHKMATKQNSFLQMGYGVRFFQLDDNFRVDGQGGVLGDSFWDTSIVNNIVGPQIALAYKSQRGRFLFDFNGRFMFGYNIQNMDQTAALGEDLIPGQHNHPLYFPPTVSNHGRQEEDFAPLVEIRANASYQVTKALALKLGYTGTFVDNIRRASQHVRYRLPDMGFRDDAGTQNIFVNGVNGGFEVVY
- a CDS encoding amidophosphoribosyltransferase, whose protein sequence is MSELHHECGVAAIYHLRSNVEGAAVSDLCPSQGPEEISRLMPRMLLDIQNRGQLSAGMTSYNPVRQQLIDTYRKLGTVSEAFRLNHRGKCEALMREYAGCAAIGHVRYATCGKEDASYAQPFERHHLQKHKWFSFAFNGQLANYAHLREKLLAEDNHHLARTTDTEIIMHEISRELSGDRRMPLIDVMRHLATRFDGAYSLAMLNALGEMLIARDPLGVKPMCYAIEGPLLAAASESVALLNLGFQAESIKSLEPGTAIIVSNNEISIERFSDNPRRAHCFFEWIYFANVASTMDERSVYLSRKALGEELAALEDVPRDEDTIVVPVPDTSKAAADAMAFKLGVPSIEGLIRNRYSGRTFIEGGANRKAKAASKYTPLPEVLEGKRVLLVEDSIVRSTTMRVLISKIRDVGRAKEIHVRVACPPITAPCFYGIDMSTIGELFAPPFFARGNSSVAEGEDEETMFARMATELGADSLRFLPVESIANAIEKPADSLCRACVTGEYPTPWGQKLYNIALNQEEQGGCEAGRTYEAAAT
- the trmB gene encoding tRNA (guanosine(46)-N7)-methyltransferase TrmB → MGRRALKKLPPGLDTSRHFTTVEQLPTPWNPAELFVVEQPLEVEVGSGKGLFLQSAAADHPERNFLGVEVRRKYAEYIAGKLAQRELDNALSVHGDGLRMFRECIPEASLAAVHVYFPDPWWKARHRKRRVLNEPFLNDVVRTLQTGGRLHFWTDVEEYFVSTLELIAEKIDLEGPIEVAEKKPEHDMDYRTHFERRKRQDDKPIFRAEFVKS